From the Bacillus sp. (in: firmicutes) genome, one window contains:
- the paaG gene encoding 1,2-phenylacetyl-CoA epoxidase subunit A: protein MKLTLTVSFDRLSNDEKNERFMERIQAGEKIEADDWMPDDYRMALIKLISMHAISEIMGALPEKEWVPKAPSLRRKLGIMAKVQDEMGHGQLLLRVAEDLMRPLGKNREDLMQDLFKGDLKFHNVFHMPAPTWGDAGLIGWLVDGAAIITQTNMLDASYGPYARALKRICAEEVFHAQHGESIILALAEGTEKQRAMLQDALNRWWEALLMFFGPESASTTGTSKQDITIKYRIRTKTNEELRQDFFTKYVPRILALGLKLPDETMYFDQEQGKWVYQQPDWSKFKEIIRNNGPKSKERLRLREISFKHNAWVREALSQKQVAM, encoded by the coding sequence ATGAAATTGACATTGACAGTGTCATTTGATCGGTTATCAAACGATGAAAAGAATGAGCGGTTTATGGAAAGGATTCAAGCGGGAGAAAAAATTGAAGCGGACGATTGGATGCCAGACGATTATCGAATGGCCTTAATTAAGCTAATTTCCATGCATGCCATCAGCGAAATAATGGGAGCGCTTCCAGAAAAAGAATGGGTTCCGAAAGCTCCGTCTTTACGAAGAAAGTTAGGTATTATGGCGAAAGTTCAGGACGAAATGGGCCATGGCCAGCTTCTACTTCGGGTGGCAGAGGATTTAATGAGACCGCTTGGAAAAAATCGAGAAGATCTTATGCAAGATTTATTTAAAGGAGATTTGAAGTTTCATAACGTGTTCCATATGCCAGCACCTACTTGGGGAGATGCGGGATTAATTGGATGGCTCGTCGATGGAGCTGCTATCATTACCCAAACGAATATGCTTGATGCTTCCTATGGTCCGTATGCGCGAGCGCTAAAACGTATATGTGCAGAAGAAGTATTTCATGCACAGCATGGGGAATCAATTATTTTGGCCCTTGCTGAAGGTACGGAAAAACAACGAGCGATGCTCCAAGATGCTTTGAACCGTTGGTGGGAGGCGTTGCTTATGTTTTTTGGTCCTGAAAGCGCTTCAACTACCGGAACATCCAAGCAAGACATCACGATTAAATACCGAATTCGCACAAAAACCAATGAAGAATTGCGGCAAGACTTTTTTACGAAATATGTTCCTCGAATTTTAGCGCTTGGGTTAAAACTTCCGGATGAGACGATGTATTTTGACCAAGAACAAGGTAAATGGGTTTATCAGCAGCCAGATTGGAGTAAATTTAAGGAAATTATTCGAAACAATGGTCCAAAATCGAAAGAACGTCTCCGCTTAAGAGAAATATCTTTTAAACATAACGCTTGGGTACGGGAAGCGTTAAGTCAAAAACAAGTAGCGATGTAA
- the paaH gene encoding 1,2-phenylacetyl-CoA epoxidase subunit B, protein MKRTDDFYQVFEVFSRKRDTAPLQHQFSLLAPNHDIALIMAQENFMRREPVSDIWVVKRSDIRQMSREEKVALQRLDNKDYRTTKGYGYLKKKWRQYEQEILDEKEILSWKGEIKR, encoded by the coding sequence TTGAAACGTACGGATGATTTTTATCAAGTGTTTGAAGTATTTAGCCGAAAAAGAGATACCGCTCCGCTTCAGCATCAATTTAGCTTACTTGCTCCCAATCATGACATTGCTTTAATTATGGCCCAAGAAAATTTTATGCGACGCGAACCAGTATCCGACATTTGGGTGGTGAAGCGTTCGGATATTCGTCAAATGTCTCGGGAAGAAAAAGTAGCCTTACAACGGTTAGATAACAAAGATTACCGTACAACGAAAGGATATGGATATTTAAAGAAAAAATGGCGCCAATACGAACAAGAAATACTAGATGAGAAAGAGATTCTCTCATGGAAGGGCGAGATTAAGCGATGA